The following are encoded in a window of Brevibacillus ruminantium genomic DNA:
- a CDS encoding iron-sulfur cluster biosynthesis family protein — protein sequence MKISVSEAALERLREEAAKRTQPLRINGELVGGCGMTVEYGLFWDDKAPGDLTAEEGGVTFLLDRETTDYIGANALLIDYREQQGFRLVTPEQILAYGLRPKGRWE from the coding sequence ATGAAAATTAGCGTGTCAGAAGCAGCACTCGAAAGGCTGCGCGAAGAGGCTGCGAAGCGGACTCAACCGCTTCGGATCAACGGAGAATTGGTAGGGGGATGCGGGATGACTGTGGAGTACGGGTTGTTTTGGGACGACAAGGCACCTGGGGATCTAACCGCAGAGGAGGGGGGAGTTACCTTCTTGCTAGACCGAGAAACGACGGATTACATAGGGGCCAATGCACTTTTGATCGATTATCGTGAGCAGCAAGGCTTTCGACTGGTGACTCCCGAGCAGATTCTTGCCTACGGGCTGCGTCCCAAAGGAAGATGGGAATAA
- a CDS encoding peptidylprolyl isomerase — MKKSLLSLFTIVLTIGLLVGCSSSNLDSSPENPANQPVNQHPKEKDTTPAQPAPPGKYKEYPAMSIDTSKKYTAKVSTSLGDFSIELFAKDAPKTVNNFVFLAKDKFYDNLSFHRVIKGFMIQTGDPKGDGTGGPGYNFEDELDNGHKYEVGVVAMANVGHNTNGSQFFIGSGKDVEGLNNSPDYTIFGKVVSGMDVVEKISSVKVKKNPLFNEESVPEEPVTIKTITIEEK; from the coding sequence ATGAAGAAATCCTTGTTGTCGCTCTTCACTATTGTGCTAACCATTGGACTGCTCGTCGGATGCAGTTCAAGTAACCTTGATTCTTCTCCAGAAAATCCAGCCAACCAGCCGGTGAATCAGCACCCGAAGGAGAAGGATACCACGCCTGCTCAACCCGCGCCTCCGGGCAAGTACAAGGAATACCCGGCGATGTCGATTGATACCAGCAAGAAATATACGGCCAAGGTATCAACGTCTCTCGGAGATTTTTCGATTGAGCTTTTTGCCAAGGATGCACCCAAAACTGTGAACAACTTCGTTTTTCTCGCGAAGGACAAGTTCTATGACAACCTCTCCTTTCACCGTGTTATCAAAGGCTTCATGATCCAAACGGGTGATCCCAAAGGAGATGGAACCGGAGGACCAGGCTACAATTTTGAAGATGAGCTGGACAACGGCCATAAATATGAAGTCGGTGTCGTGGCGATGGCAAACGTCGGACATAACACAAATGGAAGCCAGTTCTTCATCGGATCGGGCAAAGACGTGGAAGGGCTGAATAATTCGCCTGACTACACCATCTTCGGTAAAGTCGTAAGTGGCATGGACGTGGTTGAAAAAATTTCCTCTGTCAAAGTGAAGAAAAATCCACTATTCAATGAAGAGAGCGTCCCGGAAGAACCTGTGACTATCAAAACGATCACAATTGAAGAGAAGTAA
- a CDS encoding cell wall hydrolase — protein MLTKRAQPRFFFLWNSFFLMMFCLSVTPTKATAPDLVLWGPPLPKQTSVSAASVPHTDNHSLAPMKPMKAAQKTAVRSSRAVERISARDGRISVSNRDRELLARLVYAEGRGEPYEGQVAVAAVVLNRVESSQFPNTIPGVIFAENAFSPVHSGRLSSATNETARRAVLDAIHGADPSQGALYFFNPETATSRWIWSRKQTVRIANHVFAR, from the coding sequence ATGCTGACAAAAAGAGCGCAACCGCGCTTTTTCTTCTTATGGAATAGTTTTTTCCTGATGATGTTTTGCTTGTCTGTCACACCGACCAAGGCAACGGCTCCTGACCTCGTCTTGTGGGGTCCTCCCCTACCGAAGCAGACTAGTGTTAGTGCCGCTTCCGTGCCACATACAGACAATCATTCACTCGCACCCATGAAACCCATGAAAGCAGCACAAAAGACGGCTGTTCGGTCAAGTCGCGCAGTGGAGCGAATCTCCGCTCGCGATGGAAGGATAAGTGTATCAAATAGGGATAGGGAGCTATTAGCCCGGTTGGTTTACGCGGAAGGCCGGGGAGAACCCTATGAGGGTCAGGTCGCCGTTGCGGCTGTGGTCCTGAATCGAGTAGAATCTTCGCAATTTCCAAACACGATCCCCGGGGTGATTTTTGCGGAAAATGCGTTTTCGCCCGTCCACAGCGGGAGACTTTCATCGGCAACCAATGAAACAGCCCGCAGAGCTGTATTGGATGCCATTCATGGTGCAGATCCTTCGCAAGGAGCTCTTTACTTTTTCAATCCTGAGACGGCCACCTCAAGATGGATCTGGTCAAGAAAACAAACTGTACGCATCGCGAACCATGTATTTGCTCGTTAA
- a CDS encoding transposase has product MKHTSYGFDVLALVGQLRFKQHMTIGEITETLNQRGVTTSERNSQRLYERYLTLLRASVTDHVKQALKQVVQDRGGIMISMDGVQPEKGNETLYVIREVFSGTILSAQNLKSSSAEELKKLILPVIELGFPIIGIVTDGQQSIRMAMESLLPDVPYQYCQYHYLKDIAKPVVDLDRKLKTGIKKSLRGIREVEKRIENDASTEAEVAKDYVAAIRSVLLEDGNPPLDLPGIRVYENARAIQASLERCLSKKGALSAQKPNQNFR; this is encoded by the coding sequence ATGAAACACACTTCCTACGGTTTTGACGTGCTAGCGTTGGTTGGTCAGCTTCGGTTTAAGCAACATATGACAATCGGCGAAATTACGGAAACGTTGAATCAGCGCGGGGTAACCACGTCAGAACGCAATTCTCAGCGGTTGTACGAACGTTATCTTACCTTGCTCCGCGCTAGCGTGACGGATCACGTCAAGCAAGCACTCAAGCAAGTTGTTCAGGACCGTGGCGGTATCATGATTTCCATGGACGGTGTTCAGCCCGAGAAAGGCAATGAGACGCTCTATGTCATACGAGAAGTATTCAGCGGAACGATCCTGTCTGCACAAAATCTAAAGAGTAGCTCCGCAGAAGAACTTAAGAAACTCATCCTGCCTGTTATCGAACTGGGATTTCCCATCATCGGGATCGTTACGGATGGTCAACAATCCATCCGAATGGCCATGGAATCGTTACTGCCGGACGTGCCGTACCAATACTGCCAATACCACTATCTAAAGGACATTGCAAAGCCTGTTGTCGATTTAGACCGCAAGCTCAAGACAGGAATCAAGAAGAGCCTCCGTGGTATTCGCGAAGTCGAGAAGCGAATCGAAAACGATGCCTCTACAGAAGCAGAGGTGGCAAAAGATTACGTGGCGGCCATTCGTTCTGTGCTCCTCGAAGACGGCAATCCCCCACTCGATCTACCGGGCATACGTGTTTATGAAAATGCTAGAGCCATTCAGGCTTCCCTCGAACGATGCCTGAGTAAAAAAGGGGCCCTCTCTGCTCAAAAACCTAATCAGAATTTTCGATAA
- a CDS encoding trans-sulfuration enzyme family protein, translating into MADSFETKTVHIGQEPLRQVKSKASPIYQTSVFAFSSLEDVERYYEGEGEFLYTRNGNPNQHELADAVAALEEAEAGVSAASGMGAIMAGLLAVLGPGDHILVSHEIYGGTYSLLFNELSKLGITAECIDLNRLDSLDQHIRSNTKMFFMETITNPLLTVADMPYWIMQAKNYGLTVMVDNTFATPYLVQPAHYGADLIAHSATKYIGGHSDVTAGVLVGKQELIERARQVVVNYGASLSPFEAWLTARGLKTLALRMEKQCDNAKQIAQFLKSHPAVKKTYYPDAASTPFFARQKQGAMVSFTLADESRIYDFFRSFRWIKLAPSLAGVETSLSHPVTTSHRALSPEQREASGITKGMVRLSVGIEAAADIQEELERALFV; encoded by the coding sequence GTGGCAGACAGCTTTGAGACGAAAACCGTTCATATCGGACAAGAACCGCTAAGACAGGTAAAGAGCAAAGCATCGCCGATTTATCAGACCTCGGTTTTCGCTTTCTCAAGTCTGGAGGATGTAGAAAGGTACTACGAAGGCGAAGGTGAATTTCTTTATACCCGAAACGGGAATCCCAATCAGCATGAGCTGGCAGATGCTGTAGCTGCTCTGGAGGAGGCTGAGGCAGGTGTCAGCGCAGCTTCCGGAATGGGAGCCATTATGGCGGGGTTGCTCGCAGTGCTGGGGCCTGGCGACCATATCCTCGTCTCCCATGAGATTTACGGCGGTACCTACAGTCTTTTGTTTAACGAACTCTCCAAGCTGGGAATCACTGCGGAGTGTATCGATCTCAATCGTCTCGATTCTCTGGACCAACACATCCGCTCCAATACCAAGATGTTCTTTATGGAAACGATCACGAATCCGCTGCTCACGGTAGCCGATATGCCGTACTGGATCATGCAGGCAAAAAACTACGGTCTCACCGTCATGGTCGACAACACGTTTGCCACCCCGTATCTCGTGCAGCCTGCACACTACGGCGCAGATCTGATCGCCCATTCAGCGACCAAGTATATCGGGGGACACAGTGATGTAACAGCCGGCGTGCTGGTTGGAAAGCAAGAGCTGATCGAACGTGCCAGACAGGTGGTCGTCAATTATGGAGCCTCGCTCAGTCCGTTTGAAGCTTGGCTTACTGCCAGAGGCTTGAAAACACTGGCGCTGCGCATGGAAAAGCAATGTGATAACGCGAAGCAGATTGCCCAGTTTCTGAAAAGTCACCCTGCTGTTAAAAAGACCTATTATCCTGATGCTGCTTCCACCCCCTTTTTTGCGCGACAAAAACAGGGAGCGATGGTTTCGTTTACGCTGGCGGACGAGAGCCGGATATATGATTTTTTCCGTAGCTTTCGTTGGATCAAGCTGGCTCCCTCGTTGGCAGGCGTAGAAACCAGTCTGTCTCATCCGGTCACTACCTCTCATCGGGCTCTGTCTCCGGAACAGCGGGAAGCAAGCGGGATAACCAAAGGAATGGTAAGACTTTCTGTCGGTATTGAGGCAGCAGCCGACATTCAAGAGGAATTGGAACGGGCATTATTTGTCTAA
- a CDS encoding TolB family protein, giving the protein MRDQERFPIPGNDEGTIAQLLSHLQQLRRAVPVNYILKEKLKKQLMQRIAEMEQERKRLQQKEKGSKLKRLWLTAGGGVILLALSLYFGVWSSDVPSVQQYELLTLASDADGAIVGLNPDGSKIAYIADKTKVRMISLQEEKSKEALVLPATSGTYTAVSWSNGGKQLAVTELVDGFSRLWIVDLADKDRPVSKRLLKEERGVTYTSPSWSQYDESIAYTRRTSDGVEEIWVSSTIAMRDWKLVEGTQPEWSPDGRLLAFVKKEQVHVLEVRSGEVKQLEAGTWPSWNETNSVTFTTPNGKINQVQLGDASSESKVIPVRRLSEGELLKAKWSLDRKHLLLAQKRKGESTVTISIASR; this is encoded by the coding sequence ATGAGAGACCAAGAGCGCTTCCCCATTCCTGGAAATGACGAGGGCACGATAGCGCAGTTGCTATCTCATTTGCAGCAGCTAAGACGTGCCGTTCCGGTGAACTACATACTGAAAGAAAAGTTGAAAAAGCAGTTGATGCAGCGAATAGCGGAGATGGAGCAGGAAAGAAAACGACTGCAGCAAAAAGAAAAGGGTAGCAAGCTGAAGCGGCTCTGGTTGACTGCAGGAGGCGGGGTGATCCTGCTCGCGCTTTCGCTCTACTTTGGGGTCTGGTCAAGCGATGTTCCATCTGTTCAACAGTATGAGCTGTTGACACTTGCCAGTGATGCAGACGGCGCTATAGTCGGTCTAAATCCCGACGGAAGCAAGATAGCCTATATCGCTGATAAAACGAAGGTAAGAATGATTTCACTTCAAGAAGAAAAGTCCAAAGAGGCGCTTGTACTGCCTGCCACCAGCGGGACCTATACAGCTGTTTCCTGGTCGAACGGAGGGAAGCAATTAGCCGTCACAGAGCTGGTTGATGGTTTTTCGCGGTTGTGGATTGTTGATCTGGCCGACAAGGACCGTCCAGTCAGCAAAAGGCTTCTTAAGGAAGAGCGTGGTGTCACGTATACGTCCCCGAGCTGGTCGCAGTACGATGAGAGTATCGCGTATACCCGACGGACAAGCGACGGAGTCGAAGAAATCTGGGTAAGCAGTACGATCGCAATGCGGGATTGGAAGTTGGTAGAAGGTACGCAGCCGGAATGGTCACCAGACGGCAGGCTGTTGGCATTCGTAAAAAAAGAGCAGGTCCATGTATTGGAAGTGCGCTCTGGGGAAGTCAAGCAGCTGGAGGCAGGGACATGGCCTTCATGGAACGAGACGAACAGCGTTACGTTCACGACACCGAATGGGAAAATCAATCAGGTTCAGCTAGGAGATGCCTCGTCTGAATCAAAAGTGATTCCTGTTCGCAGGTTGAGCGAAGGAGAGCTGCTCAAGGCGAAATGGTCCCTGGATCGCAAACATCTGTTATTAGCTCAGAAAAGAAAAGGTGAATCGACCGTCACGATTTCGATTGCGTCCAGGTAA
- a CDS encoding YfhH family protein — MRLYSQMTLAELQEEMERLRVLIEELRERGDSSQLAIHQQKFYMAKSYYIGTSEFRIGGTYRVVDHDQPFTIEYFNGVFAWGCFPGSPESLGFPVGMLDLWV, encoded by the coding sequence TTGCGTTTATATAGTCAGATGACCTTGGCAGAGCTGCAGGAGGAGATGGAACGGCTGCGCGTTTTAATCGAAGAACTACGAGAGCGCGGTGATTCATCCCAACTAGCGATTCACCAGCAAAAATTCTACATGGCAAAGTCGTATTACATCGGGACGAGCGAATTTCGAATCGGCGGAACCTATCGCGTCGTTGACCACGATCAGCCATTTACCATTGAATATTTTAACGGAGTGTTTGCCTGGGGGTGTTTTCCCGGTTCTCCAGAATCCCTCGGTTTCCCCGTCGGCATGCTGGATTTGTGGGTGTAG
- a CDS encoding RNA polymerase sigma factor, giving the protein MEMAIQQSTKPSSESSNQYYEARDFSELYDEYFDRVNRYLRCRVRNSWDADDLTTTVFLKALEKFEQYSRTSPFASWIFRIAHNTYVDFMRKNREFPVDQEIFLSGESDETWQPELQALMNEDIRILQERLELLTQDQRDVLTLRYFGDLKILQVAEVLGKTESSVKMISYRALHQLKKMYERGDDK; this is encoded by the coding sequence ATGGAGATGGCCATACAGCAATCGACAAAACCGTCTTCCGAGTCATCGAACCAATATTACGAGGCGCGTGATTTTAGCGAGCTTTACGATGAGTACTTCGATCGCGTAAATCGCTATCTTCGCTGCCGTGTGCGTAATTCGTGGGATGCCGATGACCTGACCACGACGGTCTTTTTAAAAGCGCTAGAAAAGTTTGAACAATATAGCAGGACCAGTCCTTTTGCATCCTGGATTTTTCGTATCGCCCACAATACCTATGTGGACTTTATGAGAAAGAACCGGGAATTTCCTGTTGATCAGGAGATTTTTCTCAGTGGCGAATCTGACGAGACCTGGCAGCCGGAGCTGCAGGCCCTCATGAATGAAGATATCCGAATTTTGCAGGAGCGACTTGAATTATTGACACAAGATCAGCGAGACGTCTTGACCCTGCGGTATTTTGGTGATCTAAAAATTCTACAGGTCGCAGAAGTGTTGGGGAAAACCGAATCGAGCGTAAAAATGATCTCCTACCGTGCTTTGCATCAGCTCAAGAAGATGTACGAAAGGGGAGACGACAAATGA
- a CDS encoding transposase, whose product MDDFEEQYATVMRWSKPIHHVAGILNPSIDKRSETVRFHMQHLLDWVEQTYTSKDDLPMVANLKSYSRGFWKGLFTCYDHPHVPRTNNDHERFFRQTKTRHRRMTGLRSWNEYILRSGEMVVFVDDALHQSNVLSRLQSVNYLDFKNERLRWSARLSEATKRRRFRTNPSVYLEQAENAYCMLIGQS is encoded by the coding sequence TTGGATGATTTTGAAGAGCAATATGCTACCGTGATGCGCTGGTCCAAACCGATTCACCACGTTGCCGGGATCTTGAATCCAAGCATAGATAAACGAAGTGAAACGGTTCGATTTCATATGCAGCATCTGTTAGATTGGGTTGAACAGACGTACACCAGCAAAGACGACTTGCCAATGGTTGCAAATCTGAAAAGCTACTCCCGAGGGTTTTGGAAAGGCCTGTTTACGTGTTACGACCATCCGCATGTCCCACGAACGAACAACGACCATGAGCGTTTCTTCCGCCAGACGAAGACCCGGCATCGACGGATGACGGGTCTGAGAAGTTGGAACGAATATATCCTCCGAAGTGGTGAAATGGTCGTATTTGTCGATGACGCACTTCACCAGAGTAATGTGTTAAGTAGACTTCAGTCTGTAAACTACCTTGATTTTAAAAATGAACGCCTGCGTTGGTCTGCTCGTTTGAGTGAAGCTACCAAACGCAGACGATTCCGAACGAATCCAAGTGTGTACCTGGAACAGGCCGAAAATGCTTACTGTATGTTAATTGGTCAGTCGTAG
- a CDS encoding iron-containing redox enzyme family protein: MSNTLVVERISSIISEELAKTKATNSFFTEFPESAKAEDFKWCVHLYHLSKHFGDLLKLRWERFPDVSHDVFETHYLEEKDHAEMLRKWMISIGLEDPELSHPNYETEHFISLQYRAVASMDENMSLLIINSTSEGFAHAVYCHAYDKLKKAGFTDLEYWEVHTEADEEHSDVYDYVSEMTEAELKEAEHQVRYTIHVLNEMLSSWF, encoded by the coding sequence ATGTCAAACACGTTAGTAGTCGAAAGAATCTCATCGATCATTTCAGAAGAACTGGCAAAAACCAAAGCAACGAATTCTTTCTTCACTGAATTCCCGGAAAGCGCGAAAGCAGAAGACTTCAAATGGTGCGTTCACCTTTACCACCTGTCCAAGCATTTTGGCGACCTGCTCAAGCTGCGGTGGGAGCGATTCCCTGATGTTTCTCACGATGTGTTCGAGACTCATTACCTGGAAGAGAAGGATCATGCGGAAATGCTCCGCAAGTGGATGATCAGCATCGGTCTGGAAGATCCGGAACTGAGCCATCCCAACTATGAAACGGAACATTTCATTTCTCTTCAATATCGGGCAGTGGCGTCCATGGATGAAAATATGTCTTTGCTGATTATTAACAGCACGTCGGAAGGTTTTGCGCATGCTGTTTATTGCCATGCCTACGATAAATTGAAAAAGGCTGGTTTCACTGATTTGGAGTATTGGGAAGTACACACAGAAGCGGATGAAGAGCATAGTGATGTTTACGACTATGTGTCGGAAATGACAGAGGCTGAATTGAAAGAAGCGGAACATCAAGTTCGCTATACCATCCATGTGCTGAATGAAATGCTATCGTCCTGGTTTTAA
- a CDS encoding DUF441 domain-containing protein produces the protein MDIINLMLLALLAMGILGNNPSVSIAVTVLLMLRLLHFDKAFPFLEQHGLQIGIIVLTIGVLSPLASGKISPQTILSIFTNWQSIVAVMIGIFVAYLGGKGVGLMTASPLVVTGILLGTIIGVTFFRGVPVGPLIAAGMLAFVLQFLPK, from the coding sequence ATGGACATCATTAATCTCATGCTTTTAGCTCTTTTGGCAATGGGGATCTTGGGAAACAACCCTTCTGTCTCCATCGCTGTTACCGTTTTGTTAATGCTGAGGCTGCTTCATTTTGACAAGGCTTTTCCCTTCCTGGAGCAGCACGGCTTGCAAATTGGGATCATCGTGCTTACCATCGGTGTGCTGTCGCCACTGGCAAGCGGCAAAATCAGTCCGCAGACGATTCTCTCCATTTTTACAAATTGGCAGTCGATTGTCGCTGTCATGATCGGCATTTTCGTCGCCTATCTCGGAGGCAAGGGAGTCGGACTGATGACAGCCAGCCCCCTTGTCGTCACAGGTATTTTACTTGGCACCATTATCGGTGTGACCTTTTTTAGGGGAGTGCCAGTCGGTCCGCTCATTGCCGCGGGAATGCTCGCCTTCGTGTTGCAATTCCTGCCGAAATAG